A part of Arachis hypogaea cultivar Tifrunner chromosome 12, arahy.Tifrunner.gnm2.J5K5, whole genome shotgun sequence genomic DNA contains:
- the LOC112728682 gene encoding putative disease resistance RPP13-like protein 1, translating into MAAKLQGRAYLSSFADAVLNKLSSLDVNSTPDARKLADQKLLQKLRKSLRATRPVLDDAEQKQIRDQEVKKWLVDLQDALYLADDLLDELSTKAATATPTQRDPGNFSSQCHSAVNSMVEYSDDDEMEVVDNMQDIVDKLESIVEEKDVLGLKQEIAEDLEDISWRIQSSLVESSDIYGRDSDKEAIVEWLLDNTCNDKLSVISIEGIGGIGKTTLAQWVYNDARMKEKFAIKAWVCVATKFDPVNVTKAIIEDITSSPCNKVNLNSLQTELKEKLTDKTFLIVLDDVWDNQQNLWDNFLKSFLCGNKGSKILLTSRNKNVDSVVSTTNRHYSLHTLSPNDCWSMFLKHSSLSTNSTQYTTLEQIGRKIVKKCKGLPLAVKTLGGLLRNKYNEGDWENILDSEIWELSEDDSKIVPALRVSYHYLPSHLKRCFVYCSLYPEDHQFGKDELMLLWMAEDLLQPMGNNTLENIGCAYFDELVARSFFQPSSTDINLFVMHDLMHDLATSFAGKFHFKVKEIGNPQKIFSITRHLSYTENLGDLVSRIIGEAYNGAMHMRTFLQCHLHSICGESDLLLLLQLRCLRVLSFKGFNILSLPDSIGELIHLRYLDLTFTPVVRLPESLCKLYNLQTLKLRRCYKLEKLPSNMQDLVNLRHLDIEGASCLKEMPKRMSKLKHLNLLGDYIVGKHEENGIKELGTLDNLHGSFCISNLENVNNSGEASEAKMGNKKHINILKLKWLPHGDGDNVDVESERDILDKLQPHRNLKELLIDGYRGEIFPDWLGLGLSCCSNITKLIVVRCKNCCELPSLGQLPSLQELYICELDGLERIGCEFYKNDKSIQQETPFKALRRLVLGEMHRWREWHVPDEFDCFPKLERLLIVDCPVLTGDLPAHLPALEELVIGGCEELACSLPRAPKLCQLLVTGTATSMEKAEPHKVVILETQLAKSVLECLPHIQSPYLQTLRIVNCWSAIPISGDYLHDSLQYLQIAMCPKLTFSEQLQHKSLMEILVYKCDSLTSFALGALPSLRVLQISECPGLVSMPALRLAAPHLEELCVEKCQEMEPFGEDCLPSSLTTLRIYDCKKLERWITSNGLQTEGLIHLFLIEWNEVKSFPREGCLPASLQSLQLYDFANLETLDCKGLQHLTSLQTLAIEDCPKLENITQENLPASILKLRFEGECPLRRKLEEMNDPRIQFET; encoded by the coding sequence ATGGCTGCAAAACTTCAGGGTAGAGCTTATCTATCTTCCTTTGCTGATGCTGTTTTGAACAAGCTCTCTTCACTTGATGTCAACTCAACCCCAGATGCAAGGAAGTTAGCTGACCAGAAGTTGCTTCAAAAGCTGCGGAAGAGTCTCCGTGCCACTCGACCTGTGCTTGATGATGCTGAGCAGAAGCAGATCAGAGACCAAGAAGTGAAGAAATGGCTTGTTGATCTCCAAGATGCTCTCTATTTGGCTGATGATCTTCTGGATGAACTCTCCACTAAAGCTGCCACTGCCACCCCCACCCAAAGGGATCCAGGTAACTTTTCTTCCCAGTGTCACTCTGCTGTTAATTCAATGGTTGAATATAGTGATGATGATGAGATGGAAGTAGTAGATAACATGCAAGACATAGTTGATAAACTAGAGTCTATCGTTGAGGAGAAAGATGTTCTTGGTCTGAAACAAGAGATTGCTGAAGATCTAGAGGACATATCATGGAGAATTCAGTCATCTCTGGTTGAATCTTCTGATATTTATGGCAGGGACAGTGACAAGGAGGCCATAGTTGAGTGGTTGTTAGATAATACTTGCAATGATAAACTGTCTGTGATCTCTATAGAAGGCATTGGTGGAATCGGAAAAACTACTTTGGCTCAGTGGGTTTACAATGATGCCAGAATGAAGGAGAAGTTTGCCATTAAAGCATGGGTGTGTGTTGCTACAAAATTTGATCCTGTTAATGTTACAAAGGCTATAATAGAGGACATAACCTCTTCTCCTTGTAATAAGGTTAACTTGAATTCACTTCAAACTGAATTGAAGGAAAAGTTAACCGACAAGACATTCTTAATTGTCTTGGATGATGTTTGGGACAATCAGCAAAATTTGTGGGACAATTTTTTAAAGTCTTTTTTGTGTGGGAATAAAGGAAGTAAAATTCTTTTAACTTCTCGTAATAAAAATGTTGATTCTGTAGTGTCAACTACTAATCGACATTACTCACTACACACATTGTCTCCCAATGATTGCTGGTCAATGTTTTTGAAACATTCATCTCTTTCTACTAATTCTACACAATATACAACTCTAGAACAAATTGGtagaaaaattgttaaaaaatgtAAGGGCTTACCTTTGGCTGTGAAGACACTGGGGGGTTTATTGCGCAATAAGTATAATGAAGGAGATTGGGAGAATATATTAGATAGTGAAATTTGGGAACTTTCAGAAGATGATAGTAAGATTGTTCCTGCATTAAGAGTTAGTTATCACTACCTCCCTTCACATTTAAAGCGGTGCTTTGTTTATTGCTCATTATATCCTGAGGATCATCAATTTGGCAAAGATGAATTAATGTTGCTATGGATGGCTGAAGATCTTTTACAACCAATGGGAAACAACACATTAGAAAATATTGGTTGTGCATATTTTGATGAATTAGTTGCAAGATCATTTTTTCAACCGTCTAGTACTGATATTAACTTATTcgtaatgcatgatctcatgcatGATCTAGCAACATCTTTCGCTGGGAAATTCCATTTCAAAGTCAAAGAAATTGGAAACCCACAAAAGATTTTCAGCATAACTCGTCATTTGTCATATACTGAAAATCTTGGCGATCTAGTCTCAAGAATAATTGGAGAGGCTTATAATGGAGCAATGCATATGAGAACATTTCTACAGTGtcatttgcattcaatttgtggTGAAAGTGATTTGCTGTTGCTGCTGCAATTGAGATGCCTAAGAGTTTTATCATTTAAAGGCTTTAATATTCTATCATTACCTGATTCCATAGGAGAATTAATCCATTTGCGTTATTTAGATCTCACTTTTACACCTGTTGTGAGATTGCCTGAGTCATTGTGTAAATTATACAATCTCCAAACCTTGAAGTTGAGGAGATGTTATAAATTAGAGAAGCTTCCTAGCAACATGCAAGATCTTGTGAACTTGCGCCACCTTGATATTGAAGGAGCTTCGTGTTTGAAAGAGATGCCAAAGAGAATGAGTAAGTTAAAACACTTGAATTTATTAGGAGACTACATTGTCGGAAAGCATGAGGAGAATGGGATAAAAGAATTAGGAACACTTGACAATCTTCATGGCTCATTCTGCATTTCCAACTTGGAGAATGTCAACAATAGCGGAGAAGCTTCGGAGGCAAAGATGGGCAACAAGAAGCACATCAACATTTTAAAACTGAAATGGCTTCCACATGGCGATGGTGATAATGTTGATGTTGAAAGTGAAAGAGATATACTTGACAAGTTACAACCTCACCGGAACTTGAAAGAGTTGTTAATTGATGGTTATAGGGGTGAAATATTCCCCGATTGGTTAGGCCTAGGCCTTTCTTGCTGCTCCAATATTACAAAACTGATTGTGGTTCGTTGTAAAAACTGTTGTGAGCTCCCTTCACTGGGACAGTTACCCTCTCTGCAGGAACTGTATATTTGTGAACTTGATGGGCTGGAGAGAATTGGTTGCGAGTTTTACAAGAACGATAAATCAATTCAGCAGGAGACACCCTTCAAAGCTCTTCGAAGACTGGTGCTTGGTGAAATGCACCGGTGGCGAGAGTGGCATGTTCCTGATGAGTTTGATTGTTTTCCTAAGCTTGAAAGGCTTTTGATAGTAGACTGTCCGGTGTTAACCGGAGATCTGCCAGCTCACCTTCCAGCTCTGGAGGAACTTGTCATTGGTGGATGCGAAGAGCTCGCCTGTTCACTGCCGAGAGCTCCCAAGCTTTGCCAATTACTTGTAACGGGTACGGCGACTTCTATGGAGAAGGCGGAACCGCACAAGGTAGTAATTTTAGAGACGCAGCTAGCCAAGTCCGTATTGGAGTGCCTGCCCCACATCCAATCGCCATATCTCCAAACTTTGAGAATCGTGAATTGTTGGTCGGCAATACCAATTTCAGGAGATTATTTGCATGATTCGTTACAATATCTGCAAATCGCTATGTGTCCAAAATTAACATTCTCAGAGCAACTGCAACACAAGTCGCTAATGGAGATACTTGTGTACAAGTGTGATTCACTGACGTCATTTGCATTGGGGGCCCTTCCAAGTCTCCGTGTCTTACAAATCTCAGAGTGCCCCGGTTTAGTATCCATGCCAGCGCTAAGGCTGGCTGCGCCCCACCTAGAAGAGCTGTGTGTAGAGAAATGCCAAGAAATGGAACCTTTTGGAGAGGACTGCCTGCCGTCAAGCTTGACAACTCTTAGGATCTACGATTGCAAGAAACTAGAGAGGTGGATAACATCAAACGGTTTGCAGACTGAAGGCCTTATCCATCTTTTCCTTATAGAGTGGAATGAAGTTAAGTCGTTCCCAAGAGAGGGCTGCCTTCCTGCTTCCCTTCAGTCTCTACAACTGTATGACTTTGCAAATCTGGAGACGCTAGACTGCAAGGGACTTCAACATCTCACTTCCCTTCAAACATTAGCAATTGAAGACTGTCCAAAGCTGGAGAATATCACACAAGAAAACCTGCCTGCCTCCATACTAAAACTCAGATTTGAGGGAGAATGTCCTTTGAGGCGTAAGCTGGAAGAGATGAATGATCCACGGATTCAGTTTGAAACTTAG
- the LOC112728684 gene encoding uncharacterized protein, which yields MEGELRCEGEERTAAACPATALPTEPPNPPHLAASCRRHQQQWRREKEANARRESEAFVLLSCWRAGCRGSYCDELTAAVWVAAGGRELAQGDTGVARRCRKRHCTSGRREVTLRSPFFCRRRCRGFWSMGMALLLPEPPPVLPLVVSLKSESLWLLRK from the coding sequence atggagGGAGAGCTGCGCTGCGAGGGAGAAGAGAGGACCGCCGCTGCGTGTCCTGCCACTGCCCTCCCCACTGAGCCGCCGAACCCGCCACACCTTGCTGCCAGTTGCCGCCGTCatcaacaacaatggaggagagagaaagaggcgAACGCGAGGAGAGAGAGCGAAGCCTTTGTGTTGTTGTCGTGTTGGAGGGCTGGCTGTCGGGGGAGCTACTGCGACGAGCTCACCGCCGCCGTCTGGGTCGCTGCCGGAGGAAGAGAGCTTGCACAAGGGGATACTGGAGTGGCTCGCCGCTGCCGGAAGCGCCACTGCACCTCTGGCCGCCGGGAAGTCACATTGAGGTCGCCGTTCTTCTGCCGCCGCCGCTGCCGGGGTTTCTGGTCAATGGGTATGGCGCTGTTGTTGCCGGAACCACCACCGGTGTTGCCGCTAGTTGTTTCCCTAAAGTCCGAGTCGTTGTGGTTGCTGAGAAAGTGA
- the LOC112728683 gene encoding putative disease resistance RPP13-like protein 1, translated as MAAKLEGGGAYLSSFVDVVLKKLYLVLDDDDSFTERNNLLGRLEKSLSDVGPVLDDAEQKQFTNEKVKSWLDDLQDALYKADDLVDELSTEAAIATQRDPGNSYSWSHPVDSYINYSSGKEKVVQRLEYVVARKNLLHLKESAKVDMSSWRTPSTSLVVSSDIFGRDNDKEKIIKLLLNDTCHAESPVTVIPIVGLGGIGKTTLAQLVYNDAKVAKNFDLKVWVCVAENFDPVNLTRIILKKITSCSCDTDDFESLQTDLKDKLAGKRFLVVLDDVWDDREDIWEDILKPFWYENNGSKILLTTRSEKVASVFTATNQHYQLRLLSDQDCWSVFFRHSSLSINSKQYATLEPIGRKIVEKCKGLPLAVKTLGGLLRHKYNVGDWENILESEIWELPEDKSKIVPALRVSYHYLPSHLKRCFIYCSLFPEDYQFDKNELILLWMAEDLVLPNENYTLENIGCTYFDELVARSFFQPSIDVGLFVMHDLMHDLATFFAGKFYFRVREFGDLQKIHDKTRHLSYTANPNDPVIRLGEPYKGETHMRTFLVVHLLHLYELIDITSDSLHLQLLELRCLRALSFKCFCIESLPDSIDKLIHLHYLDLSYTLILTLPESLCKLYNLQTLKLTYCERLKILPCRMQDLVNLRHLDIEGTSSLIEMPKGMSKLKHLNFLSGYILGKQEENGIRELGSLDNLHGSLCISNLKNVNNSREALEAKMGNKKHINILELKWIPEDDDEEDDDVDFQKERNILGELQPHRNLKELSIDDYRGEIFPDWLGLSCYSNLTNLSMYRCKNCRQLPSLGQLPSLEHLRIFDFDGLERIGGEFYNNAESSHQGTPFRSLQTLIFCGMPRWREWHTPDDFDGFPKLKKLDIAECPVLSGDLPAHLPEMEQLTIWKCEELACSLPRAPKLQELLVSSSECLEDVKPHEVVIEETQQAKSVLECLLHIESLCLQSLKIQKCSSAISISGDYLPDSLQDLRISDCSKLTFSKPLQHKSLTEIHVSQCDSLTLFPLGSLPNLKKLSISECPRLASVPGLGFSAPHLEILEIDACEEIDSFGEECLPPSLTTLRISKCEKLERWITSNGLQGEESPLRCKVEGMKDQQIQS; from the coding sequence ATGGCTGCAAAACTTGAAGGTGGTGGAGCTTATCTCTCTTCCTTTGTAGATGTTGTTTTAAAGAAGCTGTATTTAGTACTTGATGACGACGACTCATTCACCGAAAGGAACAACTTGCTTGGAAGATTGGAGAAAAGTCTGTCTGATGTTGGACCTGTTCTTGATGATGCTGAGCAGAAGCAGTTCACTAACGAGAAAGTGAAGAGTTGGCTTGATGATCTCCAAGATGCTCTCTATAAGGCTGATGACTTGGTCGATGAACTCTCCACTGAAGCTGCCATTGCCACCCAAAGGGATCCAGGTAACTCTTATTCCTGGTCTCATCCGGTTGattcatatattaattatagtAGTGGCAAGGAAAAAGTAGTTCAAAGACTAGAGTATGTTGTAGCACGCAAAAATTTACTTCATCTGAAGGAGAGTGCCAAGGTGGACATGTCATCATGGAGAACTCCATCCACATCTCTCGTTGTAAGTTCCGACATATTTGGTCGGGACAATGACAAGGAAAAGATAATCAAATTGTTGCTAAATGATACTTGTCATGCTGAATCACCTGTCACTGTGATCCCTATTGTGGGTCTGGGTGGAATAGGAAAAACTACTTTGGCTCAATTGGTTTACAATGATGCCAAAGTGGCGAAAAATTTTGACCTTAAAGTGTGGGTGTGTGTTGCTGAAAACTTTGATCCTGTTAACCTTACACGGATTATACTAAAGAAAATAACTTCTTGTTCTTGTGACACCGATGACTTTGAATCACTTCAGACTGATTTGAAGGATAAGTTGGCAGGGAAGAGATTCTTAGTTGTTTTAGATGACGTCTGGGATGATCGAGAGGATATATGGGAGGATATTCTAAAACCTTTTTGGTACGAGAATAATGGAAGTAAAATTCTCTTAACAACCCGTAGTGAAAAGGTTGCTTCTGTTTTCACAGCTACTAATCAACATTACCAACTGCGTTTATTGTCTGATCAAGACTGTTGGTCGGTGTTTTTTAGGCATTCATCTCTTTCTATTAATTCTAAACAATATGCAACTCTAGAACCAATTGGTAGAAAAATTGTTGAAAAGTGTAAGGGGTTACCTTTGGCTGTGAAGACACTCGGAGGTTTATTGCGCCACAAGTATAATGTAGGGGACTGGGAGAATATACTTGAAAGTGAAATTTGGGAACTCCCAGAAGATAAGAGTAAGATTGTTCCTGCATTAAGAGTAAGCTATCACTATCTTCCTTCACATCTAAAGCGGTGCTTTATTTACTGCTCATTATTTCCTGAGGATTATCAATTTGACAAAAATGAATTAATCTTGCTGTGGATGGCTGAAGATCTCGTACTACCAAACGAAAACTACACGTTAGAAAATATTGGTTGTACATATTTTGATGAGTTAGTTGCAAGGTCATTTTTTCAACCTAGTATTGATGTTGGTTTATTtgtaatgcatgatctcatgcatGATTTAGCAACATTTTTTGCTGGAAAGTTTTATTTCAGAGTCAGAGAATTTGGAGATCTACAAAAGATTCACGACAAAACTCGTCATTTGTCATATACGGCAAATCCTAACGATCCAGTCATACGACTTGGAGAGCCCTACAAGGGAGAAACTCATATGAGAACATTTCTAGTTGTTCATTTGCTTCATCTTTATGAATTAATTGATATAACAAGTGATTCTTTGCACTTACAATTATTAGAATTGAGGTGTTTAAGAGCGTTGTCATTTAAATGTTTTTGTATTGAGTCATTGCCTGATTCAATAGATAAACTGATCCATTTGCATTATTTGGATCTCTCTTACACCCTTATTTTGACATTGCCCGAGTCATTGTGTAAATTATACAATCTCCAAACGTTGAAGTTGACTTATTGTGAGAGGCTGAAGATTCTTCCTTGCCGTATGCAAGATCTAGTGAACCTGCGCCATCTTGATATTGAAGGAACTTCTTCGTTGATAGAGATGCCAAAGGGAATGAGCAAGTTAAAACATCTGAACTTCTTGAGTGGTTATATTCTCGGCAAGCAGGAGGAGAATGGAATAAGAGAATTGGGATCACTTGACAATCTTCATGGCTCACTATGTATTTCCAACTTAAAGAATGTCAACAACAGCCGTGAAGCTTTGGAGGCAAAGATGGGTAACAAGAAGCACATCAACATTTTAGAATTGAAATGGATTCCAGAGGACGATGACGAggaagatgatgatgttgattttcAAAAAGAGAGAAACATACTTGGGGAGTTACAACCTCACCGAAACTTGAAAGAGTTATCAATTGATGATTATAGGGGTGAAATATTCCCTGATTGGTTAGGCCTTTCTTGCTACTCCAATTTAACCAACTTGAGTATGTATCGTTGTAAGAATTGCCGTCAGCTTCCTTCACTAGGACAGTTACCCTCTCTGGAGCATCTCAGAATTTTTGATTTCGATGGGTTGGAGAGAATTGGTGGTGAGTTTTACAACAACGCTGAATCATCTCATCAGGGCACACCCTTCAGATCTCTTCAAACTCTGATATTTTGTGGAATGCCTCGCTGGCGAGAGTGGCATACTCCTGATGACTTTGACGGATTTCCGAAACTTAAAAAACTTGACATAGCAGAATGTCCGGTGTTAAGTGGAGATCTGCCAGCTCACCTTCCGGAAATGGAGCAACTTACCATTTGGAAGTGCGAAGAGCTTGCATGTTCGCTGCCGAGAGCTCCCAAGCTTCAAGAATTACTTGTAAGTAGTTCTGAGTGCTTGGAGGATGTGAAACCGCACGAGGTAGTAATTGAAGAAACTCAGCAGGCGAAGTCCGTATTGGAGTGCCTGCTCCACATCGAATCGCTGTGTCTCCAAAGTTTGAAAATCCAGAAGTGTTCATCAGCCATATCAATTTCAGGAGACTATTTGCCGGATTCATTACAAGATCTGAGGATATCAGATTGTTCAAAATTAACATTCTCTAAGCCATTGCAACACAAGTCCCTAACGGAGATACATGTGTCCCAGTGTGATTCACTGACGTTGTTTCCATTGGGGTCCCTTCCAAATCTCAAGAAACTCTCAATCTCAGAATGCCCCCGTTTAGCATCCGTGCCGGGGCTAGGCTTTTCTGCGCCACACCTAGAGATACTGGAAATTGATGCTTGCGAAGAAATAGATTCTTTTGGAGAGGAGTGCCTCCCACCGAGCTTGACAACTCTTCGGATCAGTAAATGCGAGAAACTAGAGAGGTGGATAACATCCAATGGTTTGCAGGGTGAAGAATCTCCTTTGAGGTGCAAAGTGGAAGGGATGAAGGATCAACAAATTCAATCATAA
- the LOC112730694 gene encoding putative disease resistance RPP13-like protein 1 has product MAAKLGGRAYLSSFVDAVLNKLSSLDVNSTPEAKKLADQKLFRRLKASLRATRPVLDDAEQKQIRDQEVNKWLVDLQDALYMADDLLDELSTKAATATATPTPTQRDPGNSSSWSHYVDSILEDSDDDEMGVVTSMQDIVDKLESIVEEKDDLDLKQGVAKDLEDMSWRIQSSLIESSDIYGRNDDKEAIIKLLLDENCDDILSVISIEGIGGIGKTTLAQLVYNDARVKEKFAIKAWACVATKFDPVNVTKSIMEDIASPCNKVNLNSIQTELKEKLTEKTFLVVLDDVWDNQQNLWDNFLKPFLSGNKGSKILLTTRNKNVDSVVSTTNLHYKLDTLSDKDCWSLFLKHSSISTSSRQYAILEQIGKKIVEKCKRLPLAVKTLGGLLRSKDKVEDWENILNSEIWELPEDESKIVAALRVSYHYLPSNLKRCFVYCSLYPQDYQFDKDELILLWMAQDFVQPIENYTLEKIGRAYFDELVARSFFQPSSKNVSFFVMHDLVHDLATYFAGKFYFRVREFGDPKKICSETRHLSYMVNRHDSILRLGETYKGAIHMRTFLNVHLLHPQKLINLESDSWLLQLQRRCLRVLSFKCFSIESLPNSIDKLIHLHYLDLSYTSILTLPESLCKLYNLQTLKLSYCKKLEMLPSRMEDLVNLRHLDIRGSDSLKEMPRGMSKLKHLNFLSGYIVGKHEENGTRELGALDNLHGSLCISKLENVNNSREALEAKIGNKKHINALELKWLPKGDIVDVETARDILDKLQPHQNLKGLSIVGFRGEIFPDWLGLPCYSNLTELSLKDCKNCGQVPSLGQLPSLQHLEIRGLDVLERIGGEFYNNAESSHQGTPFRSLQTLEFFDMPRWREWHIPDEFDGFLKLKSLLIEDCPVLSGDLPAHLPALEELTIDRCEELACSLPRASKLHQLTVKDSVFFGNAAPHKILIKKTQLAKSILECLPHVQSQCLQRLEIQQCRSAISISGDCLPDSLQFLRIWDCSKLTFSEQLQHKSLTEVVVSKCNSLTLFPLAALPNLKTLYISDCPEMDCFGEEGLPPSLTTIAISNCQKVERWITSKGLQSEDLTYLSLQQWNEVKLFPREGCLPASLEYLHLSSFSNLETLDCKGLHQLTSLQKLTIKDCPKLGNITQQNLPASISKLYIWGQCPLRSKLEEMNDPRIQFDTY; this is encoded by the coding sequence ATGGCTGCAAAACTTGGGGGTAGAGCTTATCTCTCTTCCTTTGTTGATGCTGTTTTGAACAAGCTGTCTTCACTCGATGTCAACTCAACCCCAGAAGCAAAGAAGTTAGCTGACCAGAAGTTGTTTCGAAGACTGAAAGCGAGTCTCCGTGCCACTCGACCTGTGCTTGATGATGCTGAGCAGAAGCAGATCCGAGACCAAGAAGTCAACAAGTGGCTTGTTGATCTCCAAGATGCTCTTTATATGGCTGATGACTTGCTCGATGAACTCTCCACTAAAGCTGCCACTGCCACTGCCACTCCCACTCCCACTCAGAGAGATCCAGGTAACTCTTCTTCCTGGTCTCACTATGTTGATTCAATTTTGGaagatagtgatgatgatgaGATGGGGGTAGTGACTAGCATGCAAGACATAGTTGACAAACTAGAGTCTATTGTTGAAGAGAAAGATGATCTTGATCTGAAACAAGgggttgccaaagatctggaggACATGTCATGGAGAATTCAATCATCCCTGATTGAAAGTTCTGATATATATGGCaggaatgatgacaaggaggccATCATAAAATTGTTATTAGATGAAAATTGTGATGATATATTGTCTGTGATCTCTATAGAAGGTATTGGTGGAATTGGAAAGACTACTTTGGCTCAGTTAGTTTACAATGATGCCAGAGTGAAGGAGAAGTTTGCCATTAAAGCATGGGCGTGTGTTGCAACAAAATTTGATCCTGTTAATGTTACCAAGTCTATAATGGAAGACATAGCTTCTCCTTGTAATAAGGTTAACTTGAATTCAATTCAAACAGAATTGAAGGAAAAGTTAACAGAAAAGACATTCTTGGTAGTTTTAGATGATGTTTGGGATAATCAGCAAAATTTGTGGGATAATTTTCTGAAACCTTTTTTGAGTGGAAATAAAGGAAGTAAAATTCTTTTAACTACTCGTAATAAAAATGTTGATTCTGTAGTGTCAACTACAAATCTACATTATAAACTAGATACATTGTCCGACAAAGATTGCTGGTCTTTGTTTTTGAAACATTCATCTATTTCTACTAGTTCTAGACAATATGCAATCTTAGAACAAATTGgtaaaaaaattgttgaaaaatgtAAGCGATTACCTTTGGCTGTGAAGACACTTGGGGGTTTATTGCGTAGTAAGGATAAAGTAGAGGATTGGGAGAATATACTGAACAGTGAAATTTGGGAGCTTCCGGAAGATGAGAGTAAGATTGTTGCTGCATTAAGAGTTAGTTATCACTATCTTCCTTCAAATTTAAAGCGgtgttttgtttattgctcgttATATCCCCAAGATTATCAATTTGACAAAGATGAATTAATCTTGCTGTGGATGGCTCAAGATTTTGTACAACCAATAGAAAATTACACATTAGAAAAGATTGGTCGTGCATATTTTGATGAATTAGTTGCAAGGTCATTTTTCCAACCCTCTAGTAAAAATGTTAGCTTCTTCGTAATGCATGATCTCGTGCATGATTTAGCAACATATTTTGCTGGAAAGTTCTATTTCAGAGTCAGAGAATTTGGAGACCCAAAAAAAATTTGCAGTGAAACTCGTCACTTATCATATATGGTAAATCGTCATGATTCAATCTTAAGACTTGGAGAGACCTATAAGGGAGCAATCCATATGAGAACATTTCTAAATGTACATTTGCTTCATcctcaaaaattaattaatttagaaagTGATTCTTGGCTTTTACAATTACAAAGGAGGTGTTTAAGAGTTTTGTCATTTAAATGTTTTTCTATCGAGTCATTGCCGAATTCAATTGATAAACTGATCCATTTGCATTATTTGGATCTCTCTTACACATCTATTTTGACATTGCCTGAGTCATTGTGTAAATTATACAATCTCCAAACGTTGAAGTTGAGTTATTGTAAGAAACTGGAGATGCTTCCTAGCCGTATGGAAGATCTTGTGAACCTGCGCCATCTTGATATCAGAGGTTCTGATTCTTTAAAAGAGATGCCGAGGGGAATGAGCAAGTTAAAGCATCTGAACTTCTTAAGTGGTTATATTGTGGGAAAGCACGAGGAGAACGGGACAAGAGAATTGGGAGCACTTGACAACCTTCATGGCTCACTTTGCATCTCCAAGTTAGAGAATGTGAACAACAGCCGTGAAGCTTTGGAGGCCAAGATAGGTAACAAGAAGCACATCAACGCTTTAGAATTGAAATGGCTTCCAAAAGGTGATATTGTTGATGTTGAAACTGCAAGAGATATACTTGACAAGTTACAACCTCACCAAAACTTGAAAGGGTTATCCATTGTGGGTTTCAGGGGTGAAATATTCCCTGATTGGTTAGGCCTTCCTTGCTACTCCAATTTAACCGAATTGAGTTTGAAGGATTGTAAGAATTGTGGTCAGGTTCCTTCACTGGGACAGTTACCCTCTCTGCAGCATCTGGAGATACGGGGACTTGATGTGTTGGAGAGAATTGGTGGTGAGTTTTACAACAACGCTGAATCATCTCATCAGGGGACACCCTTCAGATCTCTTCAAACTCTGGAATTTTTTGATATGCCACGCTGGCGGGAGTGGCATATTCCTGATGAGTTTGATGGATTTCTGAAACTTAAAAGCCTTTTAATAGAAGACTGTCCGGTGTTAAGTGGAGATCTTCCAGCTCACCTCCCGGCTCTGGAGGAACTTACCATTGATAGATGCGAAGAGCTTGCGTGTTCACTTCCGAGGGCTTCCAAGCTTCACCAATTAACTGTAAAGGATTCTGTGTTCTTCGGGAATGCAGCACCGCACaagatattaattaaaaaaacccAGCTGGCGAAGTCCATATTGGAGTGCCTGCCCCACGTCCAATCGCAGTGTCTCCAACGTTTGGAAATCCAGCAGTGTAGGTCAGCCATATCAATTTCAGGAGATTGTTTGCCCGATTCATTACAATTTCTTAGAATATGGGATTGTTCAAAATTAACATTCTCAGAGCAACTGCAACACAAGTCCCTAACGGAGGTAGTTGTGAGCAAGTGTAATTCACTGACGTTGTTTCCACTGGCAGCCCTTCCAAATCTCAAGACACTGTATATCTCAGATTGCCCAGAAATGGATTGTTTTGGAGAGGAGGGTCTCCCGCCGAGCTTGACAACAATTGCGATCTCTAATTGCCAGAAAGTAGAGAGGTGGATAACATCAAAAGGTTTGCAGAGTGAAGACCTTACCTATCTTAGCCTTCAACAATGGAATGAAGTTAAGTTGTTCCCGAGAGAGGGTTGCCTTCCTGCTT